From Streptomyces zhihengii, the proteins below share one genomic window:
- the orn gene encoding oligoribonuclease, translating to MNDRMVWIDCEMTGLSLTDDALIEVAALVTDSELNVLGDGVDVVIRPPDAALETMPEVVRQMHTSSGLLDELAGGTTLADAEAQVLAYIREHVKEPGKAPLCGNSVGTDRGFLARDMPGLEGHLHYRIVDVSSIKELSRRWYPRAYFNSPEKSGNHRALADIRESIAELRYYREAVFVPQPGPDTETARAIAAKHVLPAEPAS from the coding sequence ATGAACGATCGCATGGTGTGGATCGACTGCGAGATGACCGGGCTCTCGCTGACGGACGACGCACTCATCGAGGTGGCCGCGCTGGTCACCGACTCGGAACTGAACGTACTCGGCGACGGTGTCGACGTGGTGATCCGCCCGCCGGACGCCGCCCTGGAGACGATGCCCGAGGTGGTGCGGCAGATGCACACCTCGTCCGGCCTCCTCGACGAGCTCGCGGGCGGCACCACGCTCGCCGACGCGGAGGCCCAGGTGCTGGCGTACATCCGCGAGCACGTCAAGGAGCCCGGCAAGGCGCCGCTCTGCGGGAACTCGGTCGGCACCGACCGCGGCTTCCTCGCCCGGGACATGCCCGGCCTGGAGGGCCATCTCCACTACCGGATCGTCGACGTCTCCTCGATCAAGGAGCTGTCGCGCCGCTGGTACCCGAGGGCCTACTTCAACAGCCCGGAGAAGAGCGGCAACCACCGCGCGCTCGCCGACATCCGCGAGTCCATCGCCGAGCTGCGCTACTACCGCGAGGCGGTCTTCGTGCCCCAGCCCGGCCCGGACACCGAGACCGCCCGGGCCATCGCGGCCAAGCACGTCCTCCCCGCGGAGCCCGCGTCGTAG
- a CDS encoding helix-turn-helix domain-containing protein, translated as MSQDSAAPEAARKLSGRRRREVVAVLLFSGGPIFESSIPLSVFGIDRQDAGVPRYRLLVCGGEEGPLRTTGGLELTAPYGLEAISRAGTVVVPAWRSITSPPPPEALEALRRAHEEGARIVGLCTGAFVLAAAGLLDGRPATTHWMYAPTLAKRYPSVHVDPRELFVDDGDVLTSAGTAAGIDLCLHIVRTDHGTEAAGALARRLVVPPRRSGGQERYLDRSLPEEIGSDPLAEVVSWALEHLHEQFDVETLAARAYMSRRTFDRRFRSLTGSAPLQWLITQRVLQAQRLLETSDYSVDEVAGRCGFRSPVALRGHFRRQLGSSPAAYRAAYRARRPQGDPGHAPIAEAVVPAQAGMRRTPAGVGVPGPGGGHLEPGKPGQEYYTGGHLRPGLPGQRSLP; from the coding sequence ATGAGTCAGGACTCCGCCGCACCGGAGGCAGCACGGAAACTCTCCGGCCGCCGGCGCCGGGAGGTCGTCGCCGTGCTGCTGTTCAGCGGCGGCCCTATTTTCGAAAGTTCCATCCCGCTCTCGGTGTTCGGAATCGACCGTCAGGACGCCGGAGTTCCCCGCTACCGCCTGCTGGTGTGCGGTGGCGAGGAGGGTCCGCTCAGGACCACGGGCGGATTGGAACTCACGGCACCGTACGGCCTGGAGGCGATCAGCAGAGCGGGCACCGTCGTGGTGCCGGCCTGGCGGTCGATCACCTCGCCGCCACCGCCCGAGGCGCTCGAAGCGCTGCGCCGGGCACACGAGGAGGGCGCCCGCATCGTCGGCCTGTGCACGGGGGCGTTCGTCCTCGCCGCCGCGGGCCTGCTCGACGGCCGCCCCGCGACCACCCACTGGATGTACGCGCCGACGCTGGCCAAGCGTTACCCGTCCGTCCACGTGGACCCGCGTGAGCTGTTCGTCGACGACGGGGACGTCCTCACCTCGGCGGGCACCGCGGCGGGCATCGACCTCTGTCTGCACATAGTGCGCACCGACCACGGCACGGAAGCAGCCGGCGCACTCGCCCGCAGACTGGTCGTCCCCCCGCGTCGCAGTGGCGGTCAGGAGCGCTACCTCGACAGGTCTTTACCAGAGGAAATCGGCTCCGACCCGCTGGCCGAGGTGGTCTCGTGGGCACTGGAGCACCTCCACGAGCAGTTCGACGTGGAGACCCTGGCGGCTCGCGCCTACATGAGCCGCCGGACGTTCGACCGCCGGTTCCGCTCCCTGACGGGTTCGGCTCCGCTCCAGTGGCTGATCACCCAGCGGGTGCTCCAGGCACAGCGGCTGCTGGAGACCTCCGACTACTCGGTCGACGAGGTGGCGGGCCGCTGCGGCTTCCGCTCCCCCGTCGCGCTGCGCGGCCACTTCCGCCGGCAGCTCGGGTCCTCCCCGGCCGCCTACCGGGCGGCCTACCGGGCGCGGCGGCCGCAGGGCGACCCGGGCCACGCGCCGATCGCCGAGGCGGTCGTGCCGGCCCAGGCCGGCATGCGGCGCACGCCGGCCGGTGTGGGAGTGCCGGGGCCGGGCGGCGGACACCTGGAGCCGGGCAAGCCGGGCCAGGAGTACTACACGGGCGGCCACCTGCGTCCGGGTCTGCCCGGGCAGCGGAGCCTGCCGTAG